The Hymenobacter sp. GOD-10R genome includes a window with the following:
- a CDS encoding alpha/beta hydrolase family protein, giving the protein MFSAKPNFSLRQLTWLLWLTLLVAPALSCKKDVSQPTSEPTTTIPTPAAPQTGQLLSSTLVGEYTPADLAGRVSEVPLVGALTKYSIKAYRLTYTTLNTDGKTITASGALLVPVTQQPLAVLSYQHGTIRPSDEDRAPSHYSSNSEVWSAVSVLASTGYIVSAPDYIGYGASKAYPHPYEHAPSLASASLDMMRAAYAFCAKENVQVSKKNFLLGYSEGGFATLALHKLMEEKYANEFAVTACAPGAGAYHKSAFADYILASDKPLNFLSTYVWVLDTYNRVYGINRPLSYYFKAPYADQLKANVFGDVPDYPKQLFTDTFRNGILQKTDAQMLAAFRDNDIYDWKPTAPLALFHGTADDYVPYFNSQDAYNAMQARGSKQVELRPIQGGNHFTSVAAYTLSAYAFISQYNTELK; this is encoded by the coding sequence TTGTTCTCTGCAAAACCTAACTTCTCACTGCGGCAACTTACTTGGCTGCTGTGGCTTACGCTGCTGGTAGCGCCTGCGCTCAGTTGCAAGAAAGACGTCTCCCAACCCACCTCGGAGCCCACCACAACCATCCCGACGCCAGCGGCTCCCCAAACGGGCCAGCTGCTCAGCAGCACACTCGTCGGCGAATACACGCCCGCCGACCTAGCCGGCCGGGTTTCGGAAGTACCGCTGGTAGGAGCGCTGACGAAATACTCCATCAAAGCGTACCGCCTCACCTACACCACGCTCAACACCGATGGCAAGACCATCACGGCCTCCGGGGCGCTCCTCGTGCCTGTTACCCAGCAGCCACTTGCCGTGCTGAGCTACCAACACGGCACCATCCGGCCTTCCGACGAAGATCGGGCGCCTTCGCACTACAGCTCCAACAGTGAGGTGTGGTCGGCGGTGTCGGTGCTGGCTTCGACCGGCTACATCGTGTCGGCACCCGACTACATCGGTTACGGCGCCTCCAAAGCCTACCCGCACCCCTACGAGCACGCGCCTTCGTTGGCTTCGGCTTCGCTGGACATGATGCGTGCTGCGTATGCCTTCTGTGCGAAGGAAAACGTGCAGGTGAGCAAGAAAAACTTCCTGCTCGGGTATTCGGAAGGCGGCTTTGCCACGCTAGCCTTGCACAAGCTAATGGAGGAGAAATACGCGAATGAATTTGCGGTAACGGCTTGCGCACCGGGCGCGGGTGCCTACCACAAGTCGGCCTTCGCTGATTACATCCTAGCTTCCGACAAACCCTTGAATTTTCTCAGCACGTATGTGTGGGTACTTGACACCTACAACCGTGTGTACGGCATCAACCGGCCACTGTCGTATTATTTCAAAGCGCCCTACGCCGACCAATTGAAAGCCAACGTGTTTGGCGACGTGCCCGACTATCCCAAGCAACTCTTCACCGATACATTCCGCAACGGCATCCTGCAAAAGACGGACGCCCAGATGCTAGCTGCTTTCCGCGACAACGATATCTACGACTGGAAGCCCACGGCACCGCTCGCCCTCTTCCACGGCACCGCTGATGACTACGTACCTTACTTCAATTCGCAGGACGCCTACAATGCCATGCAAGCCCGCGGCTCAAAACAGGTAGAGCTGCGGCCTATTCAGGGCGGCAACCACTTTACTTCGGTGGCCGCTTATACGCTGTCCGCGTATGCGTTCATCTCGCAGTACAATACAGAGCTGAAGTAG
- a CDS encoding BlaI/MecI/CopY family transcriptional regulator translates to MDNLPELTKAEEQVMQVLWQRGPSFVKDLLPNLPTPTPAYTTVSTIIRILEQKGFVNHEAFGRTHRYFALIAQDDYRRFSLRKLLGGYFGNSFSRLVSFFAKEENLDAQQLDELLRIAQQDLPTPNPNDDASTPDNARPT, encoded by the coding sequence ATGGATAATCTTCCCGAACTCACCAAGGCTGAGGAGCAAGTAATGCAGGTGCTGTGGCAGCGCGGCCCTTCTTTCGTGAAAGACTTGCTGCCCAACCTGCCCACACCGACGCCCGCGTACACCACTGTTTCGACGATCATCCGCATTCTGGAACAGAAAGGCTTCGTGAACCACGAAGCTTTCGGTCGCACGCACCGCTACTTCGCCCTCATTGCCCAGGACGACTACCGCCGTTTCTCCCTCCGCAAGCTCCTCGGTGGCTACTTCGGCAACTCCTTCAGCCGGCTCGTCTCCTTCTTCGCGAAGGAAGAAAATCTTGATGCCCAGCAACTCGACGAACTGTTGCGCATCGCCCAGCAAGACCTCCCCACCCCCAACCCTAACGACGATGCCTCTACTCCCGACAACGCCCGCCCTACTTGA
- a CDS encoding M56 family metallopeptidase — MPLLPTTPALLEWMWQSTCCLGACWLLYQLALRKEPCFHFNRWFLVLVPWLALGLPLLPLPSLELGSWLPAAPIVTPTISVVALSPAATVPSVAQQVLPDVSAAPWQWLAVVYVAGVLVWLVRLGWQLAALRMALRQLPHEPEFAYTLVLTGGKLPISSFGEFVFWDETAPLTTTEAQYVLQHELAHVQQGHTWEQLQLEVLRAVLWFNPFVHLLPRALRLTHEYLADAAVLATTTAATAPTTYTALLARLTLRQFHPRFSLTHSFAQSHTLARIAMLHTTSVRRWKQWLLLPLGAGLLVMVACTQKPELVVPINNDQTTSNKVYTYQQVEQVPIYETGTHKLFGDIVDPIMHSRRYYSRSVIAAHPKGRIVIRFEVAENGNMQNVAIDQSSSDLKGPAAAIEEAQARTLSAVRNLPGHWTPGRQAGKAVPVLVTLICDVNPSSMDIISSKYPDLYHFDTLWSFDGVDAKASMGISIPIREPSAQNLNKVNKYAIRPDSSYYKNHKRQ; from the coding sequence ATGCCTCTACTCCCGACAACGCCCGCCCTACTTGAATGGATGTGGCAAAGCACCTGCTGCCTAGGCGCGTGCTGGTTGCTGTATCAGCTAGCGTTGCGGAAAGAGCCATGCTTTCACTTCAACCGTTGGTTTTTGGTCTTGGTGCCATGGCTCGCGCTTGGTCTGCCGCTGTTGCCGCTGCCGTCTCTAGAGCTAGGTAGCTGGCTACCAGCTGCCCCCATTGTTACTCCTACGATATCGGTCGTAGCGCTTTCACCAGCGGCTACCGTACCGAGCGTGGCGCAGCAGGTACTACCGGACGTGTCTGCGGCGCCATGGCAGTGGCTCGCGGTGGTGTATGTGGCCGGCGTGCTCGTGTGGTTGGTGCGCCTAGGCTGGCAGCTAGCAGCTTTGCGCATGGCGCTGCGCCAACTACCACACGAGCCGGAATTTGCCTATACGTTGGTGCTCACTGGCGGCAAGCTCCCGATTAGCTCCTTTGGTGAGTTTGTTTTCTGGGATGAAACCGCGCCTCTTACCACCACGGAAGCCCAATACGTATTGCAACATGAGCTAGCCCACGTGCAACAAGGTCACACCTGGGAGCAGCTTCAGTTGGAGGTACTACGCGCTGTGTTGTGGTTCAATCCGTTCGTGCACCTGCTGCCGCGTGCCTTGCGCCTCACCCACGAGTACCTCGCCGACGCAGCGGTACTAGCAACTACTACTGCTGCAACGGCACCTACTACGTACACAGCGCTCTTGGCCCGGCTCACGCTGCGGCAGTTTCACCCTAGGTTTTCGCTCACGCATTCTTTCGCTCAATCCCACACCCTAGCTCGTATTGCCATGCTGCACACTACCTCCGTTCGTCGGTGGAAGCAGTGGCTGCTATTACCACTCGGGGCCGGGCTACTCGTGATGGTCGCTTGCACGCAGAAGCCAGAGCTAGTTGTACCAATAAACAATGATCAGACGACATCAAATAAGGTATATACTTATCAGCAAGTAGAACAAGTACCAATCTACGAAACGGGTACGCACAAGCTGTTTGGGGATATTGTTGATCCTATCATGCATTCCCGTAGATACTACTCCAGATCTGTTATAGCCGCGCACCCTAAAGGCCGTATTGTTATCAGGTTTGAGGTGGCTGAAAACGGCAACATGCAAAATGTCGCTATTGATCAGAGCAGCTCTGATTTAAAAGGGCCAGCAGCAGCGATTGAAGAAGCACAAGCGAGAACCCTATCCGCTGTGCGAAACCTACCGGGCCATTGGACCCCAGGGCGGCAAGCAGGCAAGGCAGTTCCGGTTCTTGTGACGCTTATATGCGACGTGAATCCAAGCTCAATGGATATAATCTCGTCTAAATACCCCGATCTGTACCACTTTGATACTCTTTGGAGCTTCGATGGCGTAGATGCAAAAGCCTCTATGGGTATATCAATTCCTATCAGAGAGCCTAGTGCTCAGAATCTTAACAAAGTCAATAAATACGCTATCCGCCCTGACTCTTCTTACTATAAAAACCACAAGCGCCAGTAA
- a CDS encoding TonB family protein, whose protein sequence is MPPLLNWMLLSTIVLGTLWVLYYLALRPERCFRYNRLFLLLAPALAAGLPLLRLPSLWPTAPALLDRLPSFLLPEVHVGAAATPQPEINWLLCGYGAGAVGFLLHLAWQLWQQWRFTRSLPAEQYPGYTLRLTGGHQPTGSFGRTVYWDETTPLDAFEAAQVLQHELAHARQGHTYDRLWLALWRAVLWFNPFVHLLPRALHLTHEYLADAAASQATPSSYAALLARQAATRLGFTPALTTTFHTSSILTRIAMLHHPPVLRRWKQWLALPVGALLLTVVACEQTTEPAAPTAVASSSSRVAPPPPPIVYTTVEQTPQYPGGLGQLAKDIAQRVRYPAAARAMQVEGPVFVSFIVAEDGSIQAVELKKGIARLKGLETVGKEMDEAAVTAVRNLPGKWTPGRQGGKAVAVSFTVPVVFLLNPKYHATLVGTPRPPSQKN, encoded by the coding sequence ATGCCGCCTCTCCTCAACTGGATGCTGCTCAGCACAATCGTGCTCGGCACATTGTGGGTGCTCTACTACCTAGCCCTGCGTCCGGAGCGCTGCTTCCGCTACAATCGACTCTTCTTGCTGCTGGCGCCGGCCCTCGCGGCGGGATTGCCGCTGCTGCGCCTACCTAGCTTGTGGCCCACTGCTCCCGCTTTACTGGACCGCCTACCTAGCTTTCTGCTGCCCGAAGTGCACGTGGGTGCGGCAGCAACTCCTCAACCCGAAATCAACTGGCTGCTTTGTGGATATGGCGCCGGGGCTGTTGGCTTTCTACTACACCTAGCTTGGCAACTCTGGCAGCAGTGGCGCTTCACCCGCTCGTTGCCAGCCGAGCAGTACCCTGGCTATACCCTGCGCCTGACTGGCGGCCACCAACCAACCGGCTCGTTTGGCCGCACCGTGTACTGGGACGAAACCACACCGCTCGACGCTTTCGAGGCGGCACAGGTGCTACAGCACGAGCTAGCCCACGCCCGGCAGGGCCATACCTACGACCGACTTTGGCTGGCCCTGTGGCGGGCGGTGCTGTGGTTCAACCCGTTTGTGCACCTGCTGCCCCGCGCCCTGCACCTCACCCACGAGTACCTCGCTGATGCAGCGGCCAGCCAGGCCACGCCGAGCAGTTACGCGGCCCTGCTAGCGCGACAGGCGGCGACCCGCCTAGGTTTCACGCCAGCCCTAACGACCACTTTCCACACATCTTCCATCCTAACCCGTATTGCCATGCTCCATCATCCACCTGTTCTTCGCCGCTGGAAGCAGTGGCTCGCCTTGCCCGTTGGCGCGTTGTTGCTCACCGTAGTGGCTTGCGAGCAGACTACCGAACCTGCTGCTCCAACAGCTGTAGCATCTTCCTCTAGCCGAGTAGCTCCTCCGCCTCCGCCAATAGTGTACACCACTGTTGAGCAGACGCCGCAGTACCCAGGAGGGCTTGGTCAGCTTGCAAAAGATATAGCACAACGAGTGCGCTACCCTGCGGCAGCACGAGCAATGCAAGTGGAAGGCCCAGTGTTCGTTAGTTTCATCGTAGCCGAAGACGGTAGTATTCAAGCAGTCGAACTGAAAAAAGGAATAGCCAGGCTCAAGGGTTTGGAGACAGTAGGAAAAGAAATGGACGAGGCCGCTGTAACTGCCGTGCGGAACCTGCCGGGCAAATGGACTCCAGGTAGGCAAGGTGGCAAAGCAGTAGCCGTTTCCTTCACTGTTCCAGTGGTGTTTCTGCTCAACCCAAAGTACCACGCGACTTTAGTTGGTACACCTCGCCCTCCATCTCAAAAGAACTAG